In Ferribacterium limneticum, a genomic segment contains:
- a CDS encoding C40 family peptidase gives MHKVLVSLLLASSLLLSGIGAPLAAEQIRKPEEQQSFFERYTNAAQDVILQGLKLVGVRYRWGGNDEESGLDCSGFVRLVFKDSTGTSLPRTAREMSEVGQQVDANQLKPGDLVFFNTMRRTFSHVGIYLGDNHFLHAPRKGAEVRVENMDNSYWMTRYNGARRILEGN, from the coding sequence ATGCATAAAGTACTGGTTTCTCTACTGCTTGCTTCCTCGCTGCTCCTGAGCGGGATCGGTGCGCCCTTGGCGGCCGAGCAGATTCGCAAGCCCGAAGAGCAACAGTCGTTTTTTGAACGTTACACCAACGCTGCTCAGGATGTCATCCTGCAAGGTCTCAAGCTGGTTGGCGTCCGTTACCGCTGGGGCGGCAATGACGAAGAGAGCGGCCTGGACTGCAGCGGCTTTGTCCGACTCGTGTTCAAGGACAGCACTGGCACCTCGTTGCCACGCACCGCTCGCGAAATGAGCGAAGTCGGCCAGCAGGTCGATGCCAACCAGTTGAAACCGGGCGATCTGGTCTTTTTCAACACCATGCGTCGCACCTTTTCACACGTCGGCATCTATCTTGGCGACAACCATTTCCTCCATGCACCGCGCAAGGGCGCCGAAGTTCGTGTCGAGAACATGGATAACAGCTACTGGATGACCCGCTACAACGGAGCGCGACGAATACTCGAAGGCAATTGA
- the ppx gene encoding exopolyphosphatase, protein MIYETVAAVDLGSNSFRLQVGRVVDNQIYTLDSMKEPVRLASGLMPDKRLDAPAQARALDALRRFGERLGGLDKGAVRAVATNTLRVAKNAYEFLPLAEEALGFPIEIIAGREEARLIYIGASHSLPSAAHKRLIIDIGGGSTEFIIGKRHEPQLMESLYMGCVTYTLRFFPDRKIDRKRLREAQVAAAKEIELIAADYQRLGWKEAIGSSGSARAIADVLELNGLNPNNESGITRIGLEKLCNLLIKAGSAEALDLPGVKGDRLPVFPGGVAIMSAIFEELDIERMSYAEGALRLGVLYDLLGRFHHHDMRDSTVAQFRRRYQVEGDQVERVEATALSALTQLFDGVPSEADVQFLSWACRLHEIGISVAHNAYHKHGAYILTYADMPGFSKKDQARLAMVVLGHRGKLEKLGAIPAVDSAWDLIFCLRLAVLLHRTRDDRAIPAWRVSRGENGYVIEVPAEWLAANPWTAAAFGEEAGVWKQLGRDYTLQSKPTRKIV, encoded by the coding sequence ATGATTTACGAAACCGTCGCCGCCGTTGATCTGGGCTCCAACAGCTTCCGTCTGCAGGTCGGGCGGGTGGTGGATAACCAGATTTACACGCTCGACTCCATGAAGGAGCCGGTTCGTCTGGCCTCCGGCCTGATGCCGGACAAGCGCCTCGATGCGCCGGCCCAGGCTCGTGCATTGGATGCGCTGCGCCGTTTTGGCGAACGATTGGGTGGGCTGGACAAGGGGGCGGTGCGAGCGGTGGCGACCAATACGCTGCGGGTGGCCAAGAACGCCTATGAATTCCTGCCGCTGGCCGAGGAGGCGCTCGGCTTCCCCATCGAAATTATCGCCGGTCGCGAAGAGGCTCGCCTGATCTACATCGGCGCCTCGCACTCCTTGCCGTCGGCGGCGCACAAGCGCCTGATCATCGACATCGGCGGCGGCTCGACCGAATTCATCATCGGCAAGCGCCATGAGCCGCAGCTCATGGAATCGCTGTACATGGGCTGCGTCACCTACACGCTGCGCTTCTTCCCGGACCGCAAGATCGACCGCAAGCGCCTGCGCGAGGCGCAGGTGGCGGCCGCCAAGGAAATCGAGCTGATAGCTGCTGATTATCAGCGGCTGGGCTGGAAGGAGGCTATCGGATCCTCCGGTTCGGCGCGGGCGATTGCCGATGTGCTGGAACTGAACGGCCTGAATCCGAACAACGAAAGCGGCATCACGCGGATCGGGCTGGAAAAGCTGTGCAATCTGCTCATCAAGGCCGGTTCGGCCGAAGCGCTCGATCTGCCCGGGGTCAAGGGCGACCGCCTGCCGGTTTTCCCGGGTGGTGTCGCCATCATGTCGGCGATTTTCGAAGAACTTGATATCGAACGGATGTCCTACGCCGAAGGCGCCTTGCGCCTGGGCGTCCTTTACGACCTGCTCGGCCGCTTTCATCATCACGACATGCGGGATTCGACCGTGGCCCAGTTCCGCCGGCGTTATCAGGTCGAAGGCGACCAGGTCGAACGCGTCGAGGCGACCGCACTGTCGGCGCTGACCCAGTTGTTCGACGGCGTGCCAAGCGAGGCTGACGTCCAGTTCCTGTCGTGGGCCTGCCGCCTGCATGAAATCGGCATTTCCGTGGCGCACAACGCCTATCACAAGCATGGCGCCTACATTCTGACCTATGCCGACATGCCGGGCTTCTCCAAGAAAGATCAGGCGCGGCTGGCCATGGTGGTCCTCGGCCATCGCGGCAAGCTCGAGAAGCTGGGGGCGATTCCTGCGGTCGATAGCGCCTGGGACCTGATTTTTTGCCTGCGCCTGGCTGTGCTACTGCACCGTACGCGCGATGACCGGGCCATCCCAGCCTGGCGTGTCAGCCGGGGTGAAAACGGCTATGTCATCGAAGTGCCCGCCGAATGGCTGGCGGCCAATCCGTGGACAGCCGCCGCCTTCGGCGAAGAAGCCGGCGTCTGGAAACAGCTTGGCCGGGACTACACCCTGCAGTCGAAACCGACGAGGAAAATCGTATGA
- a CDS encoding GGDEF domain-containing response regulator, with product MAELPRILVVDDSRVVRISLIQHLKGQYEVREEGDGEAAWQTLVLDHSIRAVISDLQMPKLNGYELLERVRTSKLRRLQQLPFILVSGEETEEERAKAKAMGVSDFVTKGAGCTEVLTRLNNLLVLTDAQEHLDAGREQMVQDPVSGLFTRKYLELQAAQAMSHANRHGVEVSVMVLGFDGFAGMGERLGVQVADEVGNRFARMLAGKMRQEDSLGHFGAGQFAVVSPGTAPAFCATFAERVREAVEVARLSVQGQTVALTVSIGLASVPTDLVTSAGALLDLAGERMHAAMQAGGNRTESGGVTPASRPISIHHALELLAANRLSPVIPHLPSLAERLLPLMSLMNRELGLALPVAEIERVLSERKSQKN from the coding sequence GTGGCCGAGTTGCCGCGCATTCTGGTGGTTGATGACTCACGGGTAGTCAGGATATCGCTCATCCAGCATTTGAAGGGGCAATACGAAGTGCGCGAGGAGGGCGACGGCGAGGCGGCGTGGCAGACCTTGGTGCTCGATCACTCCATTCGCGCCGTGATTTCGGATCTCCAGATGCCGAAGCTGAATGGTTACGAGTTGCTGGAGCGTGTGCGCACTTCGAAGCTGCGGCGTCTGCAACAGTTGCCGTTCATTCTGGTTTCCGGTGAGGAAACCGAAGAGGAGCGGGCCAAAGCTAAGGCGATGGGCGTTTCTGATTTTGTTACGAAGGGCGCGGGATGCACAGAGGTGTTGACCCGTCTGAATAACTTGCTGGTCCTGACCGACGCACAGGAACACCTTGATGCCGGCCGCGAGCAGATGGTCCAGGATCCGGTCAGCGGTTTGTTTACCCGAAAATATCTCGAGTTGCAGGCCGCTCAGGCGATGTCGCATGCCAACCGGCATGGCGTTGAGGTCAGCGTGATGGTCCTTGGTTTCGATGGTTTCGCTGGCATGGGTGAGCGGCTCGGGGTGCAGGTTGCCGATGAGGTTGGCAATCGCTTTGCCAGGATGCTGGCGGGCAAGATGCGCCAGGAAGATAGTCTCGGCCACTTCGGCGCCGGGCAGTTTGCGGTTGTTTCGCCGGGAACGGCGCCGGCTTTTTGCGCGACTTTTGCCGAGCGCGTGCGCGAGGCTGTCGAGGTGGCGCGTTTGTCGGTCCAAGGCCAGACCGTGGCCTTGACGGTCAGTATTGGCCTGGCCAGTGTACCTACCGATTTGGTGACTTCGGCCGGGGCGTTGCTCGATCTGGCTGGTGAGCGCATGCATGCGGCCATGCAGGCGGGTGGAAACAGGACCGAGTCGGGCGGCGTGACGCCTGCTTCCCGGCCGATCTCCATCCACCATGCGCTGGAATTGCTGGCCGCCAATCGCCTGTCGCCGGTGATCCCGCACTTGCCTTCGCTGGCTGAGCGCTTGTTGCCGTTGATGAGTTTGATGAATCGTGAATTGGGTTTGGCTTTGCCGGTGGCAGAGATCGAACGTGTTTTGAGTGAACGGAAATCTCAAAAAAATTAG
- a CDS encoding propionate--CoA ligase has translation MATYKEFHQYSIEKPDEFWTEQAQLVDWKEPFTQVCDYSRPPFAKWFVGGKTNLCHNAVDRHAAKRPNDRALIFISTETDEETVYSFAELQREIERMAAIYQSLGVKKGDRVLIYMPMIAQATFAILAATRIGAIHSVVFGGFASGSLATRIDDAKPVLIVSADAGMRGGKAVPYKHLLDEAIELAEHKPAKVLMVDRGLDKAFNRVAGRDVDYATERAKFMDAKVPCEWLESSEPSYILYTSGTTGKPKGVQRDTGGYAVALASSMKHIYCGGEGETFFSTSDIGWVVGHSYIIYGPLIAGMATVMYEGTPLRPDAGIWWQIVEKYKVSVMFSAPTAARVLKKQDPVFMHKYDLSSLKHIFMAGEPLDQPTHEWFMTELQKPVIDNYWQTETGWPMLAALPGVENTPIKYGSPSFPVYGYNLQIFREDGSVCGANEKGIAAVIPPLPPGCLSTVWGQDDRFVSTYFTLFKEPLVYSSYDWAIKDDDGYFTILGRTDDVINVAGHRLGTREIEEAIQNHPAIAEVAVVGVEDKLKGQVPMAFAVVKDASKIATPELVKALEKEVFGTVDSILGAIGRPARVHFVTGLPKTRSGKMLRRSLQALAEGRDPGDLTTIDDPSTLEQIKNALAS, from the coding sequence ATGGCGACGTACAAGGAGTTTCACCAGTATTCCATCGAAAAACCGGATGAGTTCTGGACCGAACAGGCCCAACTCGTGGATTGGAAAGAGCCGTTCACGCAGGTGTGCGACTATTCCCGTCCGCCGTTCGCAAAGTGGTTCGTCGGTGGCAAGACCAATCTTTGCCACAACGCAGTTGACCGCCATGCGGCCAAGCGTCCGAACGACAGAGCGCTGATCTTCATTTCGACCGAAACCGATGAAGAAACGGTTTACAGCTTTGCCGAACTGCAGCGCGAAATCGAGCGCATGGCAGCGATTTACCAGAGCCTCGGCGTCAAGAAGGGCGACCGCGTCCTGATTTACATGCCGATGATCGCCCAGGCGACCTTCGCCATTCTGGCCGCAACCCGCATCGGGGCCATTCACTCGGTGGTGTTTGGAGGCTTTGCTTCCGGTTCGCTGGCTACCCGGATCGACGATGCCAAGCCGGTGCTGATCGTTTCTGCCGATGCCGGCATGCGTGGCGGCAAGGCCGTGCCCTACAAGCATCTGCTCGATGAAGCCATTGAGCTGGCCGAACACAAGCCGGCCAAGGTGCTGATGGTCGACCGTGGTCTGGACAAGGCTTTCAACAGGGTTGCCGGTCGCGATGTCGACTACGCCACCGAGCGCGCCAAGTTCATGGATGCCAAGGTGCCGTGCGAATGGCTGGAATCCTCCGAGCCATCCTACATTCTTTACACCTCCGGCACGACCGGCAAGCCGAAGGGCGTGCAGCGCGATACCGGCGGTTATGCCGTGGCGCTGGCTTCGTCGATGAAGCACATCTACTGCGGCGGCGAGGGCGAAACCTTCTTCTCGACCTCGGACATCGGCTGGGTCGTTGGTCACTCCTACATCATCTACGGCCCGCTGATTGCCGGCATGGCCACCGTGATGTACGAAGGCACGCCGCTGCGTCCGGATGCCGGCATCTGGTGGCAGATCGTCGAGAAATACAAGGTCTCCGTGATGTTCTCGGCGCCGACCGCCGCTCGCGTGCTGAAGAAGCAGGATCCGGTCTTCATGCACAAGTACGACCTGTCGTCGCTCAAGCACATCTTCATGGCCGGCGAACCGCTCGACCAGCCGACCCACGAGTGGTTCATGACCGAACTGCAGAAGCCGGTCATCGACAACTACTGGCAGACCGAAACCGGCTGGCCGATGCTGGCTGCCTTGCCGGGCGTTGAAAATACGCCGATCAAGTACGGCTCGCCGTCTTTCCCGGTCTACGGTTACAACCTGCAGATCTTCCGTGAAGACGGCTCGGTCTGCGGAGCCAACGAGAAGGGTATCGCTGCGGTCATTCCACCGCTGCCGCCGGGCTGTTTGTCCACCGTCTGGGGCCAGGACGACCGCTTTGTCAGTACCTATTTCACGCTGTTCAAGGAGCCGCTGGTTTATTCCTCCTACGACTGGGCGATCAAGGACGACGACGGTTACTTCACCATCCTCGGTCGTACCGACGACGTGATTAACGTGGCCGGTCACCGTCTTGGCACCCGTGAAATCGAGGAAGCCATCCAGAACCACCCGGCGATTGCCGAAGTGGCAGTGGTTGGCGTCGAGGACAAGCTCAAGGGTCAGGTGCCGATGGCTTTTGCCGTCGTCAAGGATGCTTCGAAGATTGCTACGCCCGAGTTGGTCAAGGCGCTGGAGAAGGAAGTCTTTGGCACTGTCGACAGCATTCTCGGTGCCATTGGTCGTCCGGCTCGCGTGCATTTCGTGACCGGCTTGCCCAAGACCCGTTCCGGCAAGATGCTGCGCCGTTCGCTGCAGGCGCTGGCTGAAGGCCGTGATCCGGGCGATCTGACGACCATCGACGATCCTTCGACGCTGGAGCAGATCAAGAACGCGCTGGCCAGCTAA
- a CDS encoding ABC transporter ATP-binding protein, translated as MAQLELNGVVQRYGNHTVVDGVNFSLEVGSIACLLGPSGCGKTTLLRCIAGFEDIAGGEIRLHGKVVSQAGQRVAPEKRRIGMVFQDYALFPHLSIEANVAFGLGRNPGEDAHLRVRQLLATVGLHGQGSKFPHELSGGQQQRVALARALAPRPELILLDEPFSNLDVGLRERLSAEVREILKREGSTAVMVTHDQNEAFAMADEIGIMYEGRIQQWDVPYNLYHRPANRFVADFIGQGVLVTGTVGDNNSVRMELGTLISDTPVECNETCAACDNGCKVDVLLRPDDIVHDDTSAVQAEVLNKAFRGADILYTLRLASGTQVLSLVPSHHNHALGEKIGIRLDADHVIAFMKHEECDDPACEIKLEQQVKPITWLANSSAS; from the coding sequence ATGGCCCAACTTGAACTAAATGGCGTTGTCCAGCGCTACGGCAACCACACCGTCGTCGATGGCGTTAACTTCTCGCTCGAAGTCGGCAGCATCGCCTGCCTGCTTGGTCCCTCCGGCTGCGGCAAGACGACCTTGCTGCGCTGCATTGCCGGGTTTGAAGACATCGCCGGTGGCGAAATCCGCCTGCACGGCAAAGTCGTCAGCCAGGCCGGCCAGCGTGTTGCGCCCGAGAAGCGGCGGATCGGCATGGTTTTTCAGGATTACGCGCTGTTTCCGCACCTTTCCATCGAAGCGAATGTCGCCTTCGGCCTCGGTCGCAACCCGGGCGAGGACGCTCATCTGCGCGTTCGTCAATTGCTGGCGACGGTTGGCCTGCATGGTCAGGGCAGCAAATTCCCGCATGAACTCTCCGGCGGCCAGCAGCAACGCGTGGCGCTGGCCCGCGCCCTGGCGCCGCGGCCGGAACTGATCCTGCTCGACGAGCCGTTTTCCAACCTTGACGTCGGCCTGCGCGAGCGGCTGTCGGCCGAGGTGCGCGAAATTCTCAAGCGCGAGGGGTCGACGGCGGTCATGGTCACCCACGACCAGAATGAGGCTTTCGCCATGGCCGACGAGATCGGCATCATGTACGAAGGTCGCATCCAGCAGTGGGACGTCCCGTACAACCTGTATCACCGGCCGGCCAATCGTTTTGTCGCCGATTTCATCGGTCAGGGCGTGCTGGTGACCGGCACGGTCGGCGACAACAACAGCGTGCGCATGGAACTGGGCACGCTGATTTCCGATACGCCGGTCGAGTGCAACGAAACCTGCGCCGCCTGCGACAACGGCTGCAAGGTCGACGTGCTGTTGCGGCCGGACGATATCGTTCATGACGACACCAGCGCCGTCCAGGCCGAGGTGCTGAACAAGGCTTTCCGCGGCGCCGACATCCTGTACACGCTGCGCCTGGCCAGCGGCACGCAGGTCTTGTCGCTGGTCCCGTCGCACCACAATCATGCGCTGGGCGAAAAAATCGGCATCCGGCTCGACGCCGACCATGTCATCGCCTTCATGAAGCATGAGGAATGCGACGATCCGGCCTGCGAAATCAAGCTCGAACAGCAGGTCAAGCCGATCACCTGGCTGGCCAATAGCAGCGCCAGCTAG
- a CDS encoding oxidoreductase, whose translation MDSFKALLIEECDDKVSSGFVRMGEGQLDAGTVTIKVAYSSINYKDALAATGAGKIIRRFPCVGGIDLSGTVIASDDARFKPGDSVIATSFDIGVAHHGGYAEIARVPGDWVVPLPSGLSLFDAMALGTAGFTAALAIVRMEENGLRPSKGPVIVTGATGGVGSLAVDMLARIGYHVVALTGKESEADYLRGLGAAEVMLRQSLDLSKIRPLDRARWAGAVDNLGGDVLAWIASTMEQGGTIASIGLAASMSLNTTVAPFILRGVSLLGVDSGYIREPYRSGVWQRLASDLRPPHLAAMSRRIPFDDLPATFGEYIAGRAKGRVVVEIGGG comes from the coding sequence ATGGATTCCTTCAAGGCACTGCTGATTGAAGAATGCGATGACAAGGTGAGCAGTGGTTTCGTCCGGATGGGCGAAGGCCAGCTGGATGCCGGAACTGTCACGATCAAGGTTGCCTATTCGAGCATCAATTACAAGGATGCACTGGCGGCGACGGGGGCGGGAAAGATCATTCGGCGTTTCCCTTGCGTCGGTGGCATCGACCTGTCCGGTACGGTCATCGCCAGCGACGACGCGCGCTTCAAACCAGGTGATTCGGTAATTGCCACCAGTTTCGATATCGGTGTCGCCCATCACGGTGGTTATGCCGAAATTGCCCGGGTGCCGGGCGACTGGGTGGTGCCCTTGCCCTCTGGTCTGTCACTCTTCGATGCGATGGCCCTGGGCACGGCGGGGTTTACCGCGGCGCTGGCCATCGTCCGCATGGAAGAAAACGGTTTGCGCCCGAGCAAGGGGCCGGTCATCGTGACTGGTGCTACGGGTGGCGTCGGCAGTCTGGCGGTCGATATGCTGGCCCGGATTGGTTATCACGTGGTCGCGCTGACCGGCAAGGAGAGCGAAGCGGATTACTTGCGCGGCCTCGGTGCCGCCGAAGTCATGCTGCGCCAAAGTCTCGATCTGTCGAAGATCAGGCCACTGGATCGGGCGCGCTGGGCGGGTGCCGTGGACAATCTCGGGGGAGATGTTCTGGCCTGGATCGCCAGCACCATGGAGCAGGGGGGCACTATCGCCAGCATCGGGCTGGCGGCCAGCATGTCGCTGAATACGACGGTGGCGCCTTTTATCCTGCGTGGCGTTTCCTTGCTCGGTGTCGACTCGGGTTATATCCGGGAGCCCTATCGGAGCGGTGTCTGGCAACGACTGGCCAGTGATTTGCGTCCGCCGCATCTGGCCGCCATGTCGCGGCGGATTCCGTTTGACGATCTGCCGGCCACTTTCGGCGAATACATTGCCGGACGAGCCAAGGGGCGAGTCGTGGTGGAAATTGGCGGAGGCTGA
- a CDS encoding ankyrin repeat domain-containing protein yields the protein MTVKSFTTHKLIDAIRAGSLAGVLTALDDGADIEMPDMHGCSGLPLRAACFEGNLAVVRELLNRGANPNAIASDGPGAPLRLALRKGHQDIADLLLQKGAIPLEAIALSPVTPNAPVPDEVVTPPPPETKPDNTVEFTLSNMPPPTAEAVDLPLHESKPGNLIEYSSSDTFTPTDDAETSSQFGTDTSLLSMDLLFLEESENQGPSPQAPKKR from the coding sequence ATGACCGTCAAAAGTTTCACCACGCATAAACTGATCGATGCCATCCGCGCAGGCAGCTTGGCTGGCGTACTCACTGCGCTGGACGATGGCGCTGACATCGAGATGCCCGACATGCACGGCTGTAGTGGCCTGCCACTACGCGCCGCCTGTTTTGAAGGCAACCTGGCCGTCGTTCGCGAGTTGCTGAATCGTGGTGCCAATCCAAACGCCATCGCCAGCGACGGCCCGGGAGCGCCACTGCGGCTGGCCCTGAGAAAAGGCCATCAGGACATCGCCGATCTGCTGCTGCAAAAAGGTGCGATACCGCTCGAGGCCATTGCGCTCAGCCCTGTGACTCCGAACGCCCCCGTACCCGACGAGGTCGTCACGCCGCCACCTCCTGAGACAAAGCCGGACAACACCGTCGAGTTCACCCTCTCCAACATGCCTCCGCCGACCGCCGAAGCAGTTGATCTGCCATTACACGAAAGCAAACCGGGCAACCTCATCGAGTATTCGTCTTCAGATACGTTTACTCCGACTGACGACGCCGAGACGTCGAGTCAATTCGGAACCGATACCAGCCTTCTGAGCATGGACCTGCTTTTCCTGGAAGAAAGCGAAAACCAGGGCCCTTCGCCGCAGGCGCCGAAAAAACGCTAG
- a CDS encoding ABC transporter permease produces MRTALYSPLLTVGIVVALLAGLPVASVGLNLFVGGTSATWSHLADTVLSEYIANSLWLCLGVGCGVGIVGVATAWLTAMHEFPGRRFFEWAMVLPLAVPAYVMAYVYTDFLQFVGPVQTFLRDTFGWEHGDYWFPDIRTLPGAILMFVSVLYPYVYLLARTAFLERASGMLEAARTLGMGPWRGFFAVSLPLARPAIVAGIALALMETLADYGTVAYFAVNTFTTGIYRAWFSLGDRVAAAQLAAMLLAFVLFLLMAERTSRGRARYHNTTGRNRPMAGAQLRGPAAWLATLACTVPLLLGFVLPAILLLKMALTEGDAQFGERFLVLARNSFVLAGVTAAIAVLLALLMGYGARLSKTTFANGLNRLVGLGYAVPGAVIAVGVLIPVTRLDNWLAGQWTQWFGYNPGLLLTGGIAALIYAYLVRFLAVALHTVESSLAKITPNMDDAARSLGLGQGETLRRVHVPMLRGSLLTAGLLVFVDVMKELPATLVMRPFNFDTLATQAYTLASDERLAEASTAALAIVAVGLLPLIALSRQITAARRR; encoded by the coding sequence ATGCGCACAGCCCTTTATTCCCCCCTGCTGACGGTCGGAATCGTCGTTGCCCTGCTGGCTGGATTGCCGGTGGCCAGCGTTGGCCTCAATCTCTTTGTTGGCGGCACCAGCGCCACCTGGTCGCACCTGGCCGACACCGTACTTTCCGAATACATCGCCAATTCGCTCTGGCTGTGCCTCGGCGTCGGGTGCGGCGTCGGCATCGTCGGCGTGGCGACGGCCTGGCTGACCGCCATGCACGAATTCCCCGGCCGCCGCTTTTTCGAATGGGCCATGGTGCTCCCACTGGCCGTTCCAGCCTATGTCATGGCCTACGTCTACACCGATTTCCTGCAGTTCGTTGGCCCGGTGCAAACCTTCCTGCGCGACACCTTCGGCTGGGAACATGGCGACTACTGGTTCCCGGACATCCGCACGCTACCCGGCGCCATTCTGATGTTCGTCAGCGTGCTCTATCCCTACGTTTACCTGCTCGCCCGCACCGCCTTTCTCGAACGCGCCAGCGGCATGCTGGAAGCCGCGCGAACGCTGGGCATGGGGCCATGGCGGGGCTTCTTCGCGGTCTCGCTACCGCTGGCCCGGCCGGCCATCGTCGCCGGCATTGCCCTGGCACTCATGGAAACGCTGGCCGATTACGGCACGGTGGCCTATTTCGCGGTCAATACATTCACCACCGGTATTTACCGCGCCTGGTTCTCGCTCGGCGACCGCGTCGCTGCCGCGCAACTGGCCGCCATGCTGCTCGCCTTCGTGCTCTTCCTGCTCATGGCCGAGCGCACATCGCGCGGCCGGGCCCGTTATCACAACACAACCGGCCGCAACCGGCCGATGGCTGGCGCGCAGCTACGCGGCCCGGCCGCCTGGCTGGCAACCCTGGCCTGCACCGTACCGTTGTTGCTCGGCTTCGTTCTGCCGGCGATCTTGCTGCTCAAAATGGCCTTGACCGAAGGTGACGCCCAGTTCGGAGAACGTTTCCTCGTGCTCGCTCGCAACAGTTTCGTGCTGGCCGGCGTGACGGCCGCCATTGCCGTCCTGCTCGCCCTGCTCATGGGCTACGGCGCTCGCCTGTCGAAAACGACCTTCGCCAACGGCTTGAATCGTCTCGTCGGTCTGGGCTACGCCGTGCCGGGTGCGGTCATTGCCGTTGGCGTGCTGATTCCCGTGACGCGTCTCGACAACTGGCTGGCCGGGCAATGGACGCAGTGGTTCGGTTACAACCCCGGACTGTTGCTGACCGGCGGCATCGCCGCGCTGATCTACGCCTATCTCGTGCGCTTCCTGGCAGTGGCGCTGCATACGGTTGAATCGAGCCTGGCCAAGATCACGCCGAACATGGATGACGCAGCGCGCAGCCTGGGGTTGGGGCAGGGCGAAACGCTGCGCCGGGTGCATGTGCCGATGCTGCGCGGCAGTCTGTTGACGGCCGGTTTGCTGGTTTTCGTCGATGTGATGAAGGAACTGCCGGCCACGCTGGTCATGCGGCCCTTCAATTTCGATACGCTGGCCACACAGGCCTACACGCTGGCCTCGGATGAGCGCCTGGCCGAAGCATCGACGGCCGCCCTGGCCATCGTCGCGGTGGGTTTGTTGCCGCTGATCGCCTTGTCGCGGCAGATTACGGCCGCGCGCCGGCGCTAA
- a CDS encoding Fe(3+) ABC transporter substrate-binding protein produces the protein MKLMPALIAVATLAISNSAFAQEKILNLYSARHYQTDEALYTSFTQQTGIKINRIEGKEDELLERIKNEGANSPADIFLTVDAARLAKAHELGLFAPVSSKLLESRIPAHLRTEDWFSFSTRARVIVYNKVAVKPEDVQNYADLANPKLKGKFCSRSGSHPYNLSLMASIIAHQGEAKAEELARGMVANFARAPKGGDTDQIKAVAAGECGVAISNTYYVARLLRSTKAEDLKMMERVGIVWPDQGGNGAHINVSGGGVLKTAPHREAAVQFLEYLASDQAQRYFADGNNEWPAVNSVKVANPALDAMGKFKADKLPVKNLAMYQTKAQIIFDRAGFK, from the coding sequence ATGAAACTGATGCCCGCCCTGATCGCTGTCGCGACTCTTGCCATATCCAATTCGGCGTTTGCTCAAGAAAAAATCCTCAATCTGTATTCGGCCCGCCACTACCAGACGGACGAAGCGCTTTACACCAGTTTTACCCAGCAGACCGGGATCAAGATCAACCGGATCGAAGGCAAGGAAGACGAACTGCTCGAGCGGATCAAAAATGAAGGCGCCAACAGCCCGGCCGACATTTTCCTGACCGTCGATGCCGCCAGACTGGCCAAAGCCCATGAACTGGGCCTGTTTGCTCCGGTTTCCTCCAAACTGCTCGAATCGCGCATCCCGGCCCACTTGCGCACCGAAGACTGGTTTTCGTTTTCGACGCGGGCCCGGGTGATCGTTTACAACAAGGTCGCGGTCAAACCGGAAGATGTCCAGAACTATGCCGATCTGGCCAACCCGAAACTCAAAGGCAAGTTCTGCTCACGCTCCGGTTCGCACCCCTACAACCTTTCGCTGATGGCCTCGATCATTGCCCACCAAGGCGAAGCCAAGGCTGAAGAATTGGCCCGCGGCATGGTGGCCAATTTCGCCCGCGCCCCGAAGGGCGGCGACACCGACCAGATCAAGGCGGTTGCCGCCGGCGAGTGTGGCGTGGCGATTTCCAATACCTACTACGTGGCTCGCCTGCTTCGCTCGACCAAGGCCGAAGATCTGAAAATGATGGAACGGGTTGGCATCGTCTGGCCGGACCAGGGCGGCAATGGCGCCCACATCAATGTTTCCGGCGGCGGCGTGCTGAAGACTGCGCCGCATCGCGAGGCGGCCGTCCAGTTCCTCGAATACCTGGCCTCCGATCAGGCCCAGCGCTATTTCGCCGATGGCAATAACGAATGGCCTGCGGTCAACAGCGTCAAAGTGGCGAATCCGGCACTCGACGCCATGGGCAAATTCAAGGCCGACAAATTGCCGGTCAAGAACCTCGCCATGTACCAGACCAAGGCCCAGATCATTTTCGACCGTGCCGGTTTCAAGTAA